Below is a window of Rhipicephalus sanguineus isolate Rsan-2018 chromosome 9, BIME_Rsan_1.4, whole genome shotgun sequence DNA.
ACTTGCTGACGCCTCTTTCGCGGCAGTTTGCGTGCACTCATGAAACTGAGTATGctaacacacatatatatgtgtttttcaataaatccTCAGTAAGAAGTAGGCGCTTGTCTTCGTTCCCTTCTTTGTCCATTTTTTACTCCTGCACTGTTTGTTGAAGACTCAATTTTGAATCTGCTTCACAGATGTAAGGTTTCTGCAACTCTGCGCCCAGCTCGGGAAACTACAGACAGTTTCAGAGTCTGCGACATCAAATACTGCAAACTCACCTCAGGCACCTCGACGTCACCGCTGTTGACCTTGTCAATGACGTCGTGTGGGTGGTTGCCATCGACGGTGCAGCCGACGGACTGGCATGTACCCAGGATCTCCTTGACGGTGCCAGAAAGGCTCCTCGCCATAGAGCGGGCCCGCATCGTCCGTGCGATCGTGAGGATCTCGTCGAAGGTCAGGTTCCCGCTGTGCTTCACTGCAAGTGGCAGGCAAACCATGCGAGTTCAAGAGCACATTATgatggtgtaaaaaaaaaaatttggcgcaGCTTCAAGTGACTTAACATTTTGAAGGTCAATTAaaaggatactgaacaaaatttttgccaccaagattttcagccaaattgaaaggttgggtgctgaaatcgatagacacaaccttcatttcaggcggaaactagaggaaaataatgaatttaaaaAACAAACTGCCACGTCTAGCAGCGTTTTGTACACCAGAAACAGGCATGCCAGCCATCACCCGCCTCTCTCAACCCACTCAGCTCCCACTACGATTCCCAGAACCACCAGCACCGGCAGTGAATGTGATTGTGACATCACGGCTCGCGCTCACAAACAGCTGCTGCGTGCTGACATTCCACCctctcgcagctgggctagaaagtagggacgacggatccccagggatttagatggtgtttaaacaaTGCTGCTGTTAAAAGAACTTGCCGAACTTGGCTTGAATTCGGAACAATTGTTTGAGAAGTGCTAGAGAATGAACACAGAATAAACGAACAATGTCACAGGGCTTGCCCAGTCAAATTGCTCTGAGTGAGCACACATTTTGAAAGGTATCATCACCGTGGAGTTTTGGTTGGTACGTGTTGGTCTTACTGAGGCACCCGAACGACGCCTTAAGTGGAAATGCTGGTAGTCATGCTATGCTCGCATTGCACTGTGTGCATGCTAAAATGAACTTGCTGTACAGGCCCCTCATGCCATCCTGTAAACGTTTCCTTTTAACTCACAGGTTTTTGCGACGATGCCAAACACGCATTAAACTCTTCCATGCCAACAACTATTGCACATCACCTTCTCGCACGTTCTGGTTTAAACTAAGTATAAGCTCCTGTTGGCACCAGTGATGTGGCTTGCATTCATATGGTGCCACTTGCCCAAAGCATAAAAACATACGTTATGTGTTCTCTAACGAGTATTTCTACCGTACCAGGCAAAGAGCACCCACACAAATTGTGAATAAAGATGCATCGTTTAAAGGGACCGGAAACCTATtcttatggtacctgttttctttaatgcaagggaaagcttaccggtcacagtgtctaatcacggaatcaTAATACAGAAAACGCTGTGAAGCATTTATGCTCTAAAGGTTTCAATCTGCAACGACTATGAAATtgtatacacacaacacatgctgcaaacagtggaaGGTGAGcacgagagcggttcgtgtttgtgcactgCAATTTGCTGCACATGCATGCACTCCacgcgccgcggctcgacatgttccaccaGTTGCCGCGAAGGCAAGCCGCCTCAGCATACGCCGTAAGTAGCACAGTATAGAGCGGGGATGCATAATAATACACATACTCTAATgctgagcactaattatggtgcacaTAATAGCATCAGACTGCCtacagcaaagtgaacgactccataatccagcttccaGGCACTTACACTAGACCGTGTGACATGCCATTCTTTTGTGACTTTTAAACAAAATTTTAAATATATATTTGACTCACACCGCGAGAAAAaagatgcttgaatctgtcactacaATTCACGGTCTGTTCATTTCCACCAGCGTCTAATCGCACATTCTGGCCAGCTGTCGGTCCATTTTAAGACCTGTTGCCAATCCTCAATCACATGGTGCAAGAGGCAGTGAAGCCCACTGATGTATGTAGCTTCCAACAATCGCTAACCATTACAGGGCCAACAGAGCAATCCAAGCGACTTTGGAAATTGGGTATATGGGCATCATAAAACCGTTTTCCTCACCATTCTTGACCTTCTTGCGGTCGCGTGGCGGCTccttgagcgccttgatgatgagcgATGCAGCGCTGGGCACCACTTCGATGGTAGCCTGCCTGTTTTGGATGATGAGCTTGACGGTGATCTTCAGCCCTTTCCAGTCCTGCGTCGCCTTGGCGATGTCATCACCGACCTTCTTCGGCGACTGCAAACAGCGGGACCCGGTTCAACGCTAAGCATCTCGAAACAAAAACGATCTGCACCAACGCTACAGCGCAAGTTAGGTTATAAACAAGCAAACCGAAGCGTTATCGGTCTGGATCCTATTTCTCTGACCCTGATTTCACCTGGTTATTGCTTACGAAGCTCCTGGGTCTGGCACGACACGATTCCTACACCAACTTATAAGCCAGCTCATGACATTGTCGCAGACTAGCAGTTACGGACGCTAAGCGTCAAATGACAGTCCTTAATTCAACGTCACAATCAATACGAAAGGCATAGCTGGCCGCAGAAACGCAACGTTTCCACGCCACTATGCTGTCAAAGCAAGAAACGCAAGATTGTACTAACCAGACCAAGGGGACCAATCTTGGGAGCCAAGGCAGATGTGGCACCCACTTCACCGCCAACGGCTCGGAGGCACACTGCATCAATGAAAAGAATCGTGCACCAAACGCTGTCAGCTTGAGAAAGCGGCACGATGAAGAACATACGAGCCGCGTAGTAGTGAGCTCACTCGTCGGCATGTTTCATCGGGAGTAGATTTGACGAAAAAGTAGCCACTCACCAACTTTAATTTCCGTCGGATCAAACTTGGGAGGCATCGTGTGTAGTTTGTGCGCGCTGTAACGAGCGAAAGAAGCCCTTAATTAGGTTAGATTACGGTGGATTTGCCCAGATAGCGAAAGAAATCGCCGCAACTCCGCGACAGCCACCTTGTGGAAAGGAGGCGATATTGTTGCCGACGCTAAACTTGAACTTCGCTAAATTGAGAAAAATCGCCGAAACGCCAAACGCCCATTTCTTCTAATAAATGAACTTGAAAGCTACTTATCAAGTTTTGTGCAAGGTATATTTGCTTTaaattgttttgttttattgagaaacgctcttcttcttttttcacaATATTATTCACACAATGTTTTCTATTTCTGTGCGACAGCGCTAGCGCGATCGCTAGCGAGAACCATTCTGCTGTAACCATCATGGACGACCTATTCAGTGTTTTCGACGATGCGCCGAAATCGAAGTTTTTAACCGCAACTACAGTGAAAAAAGAGGACGTAAAGGACGAAGAATCAAACCGTGATGATACTGGGTTTGTCGCCGTTTCGTTAAAACTCTGACATCGCGATGTTATGCACGCGCGAGCACTTGGGGTAGCACACCGCATAGTGTCACGCCGCGCATAAACCACGGTGCATTCGATCGTTGAGTGAACACGACAGCGTTTGCTTTGGGAGCATTCGACAACTCACCGTAACGACTTTTAATTAAACGATGCGGGAGTGTG
It encodes the following:
- the LOC119404901 gene encoding 60S ribosomal protein L12; translated protein: MPPKFDPTEIKVVCLRAVGGEVGATSALAPKIGPLGLSPKKVGDDIAKATQDWKGLKITVKLIIQNRQATIEVVPSAASLIIKALKEPPRDRKKVKNVKHSGNLTFDEILTIARTMRARSMARSLSGTVKEILGTCQSVGCTVDGNHPHDVIDKVNSGDVEVPEE